A DNA window from Thermodesulfatator atlanticus DSM 21156 contains the following coding sequences:
- the rpsG gene encoding 30S ribosomal protein S7 produces MPRKGPVPKRQVPPDPKYGSELVARFINRLMLDGKKSVARRIFYGAMELLRQKSGGEDPLKIFEKAVENVKPLLETRSRRVGGATYQVPVEVRPERQRTLAIRWIILAARERPEKTMIERLAGELWDAYNNRGAAIKKREDTHRMAEANRAFAHYRW; encoded by the coding sequence ATGCCACGGAAAGGACCAGTACCAAAAAGACAGGTGCCGCCTGATCCCAAATATGGGAGTGAATTGGTTGCGAGGTTTATCAATCGTCTGATGCTTGATGGCAAAAAGAGCGTGGCGCGGCGCATTTTTTACGGTGCCATGGAGCTTTTGCGCCAAAAAAGCGGCGGGGAAGATCCTCTCAAAATCTTTGAGAAGGCAGTGGAAAATGTTAAGCCTTTGCTTGAGACCCGTTCCCGTCGTGTAGGTGGCGCTACTTATCAAGTTCCTGTGGAGGTGCGCCCTGAGCGTCAGCGCACTCTCGCGATACGCTGGATTATCCTTGCCGCGCGCGAGCGTCCTGAAAAAACCATGATAGAAAGGCTCGCGGGAGAGCTTTGGGACGCTTACAATAACCGCGGCGCAGCTATTAAAAAGAGAGAAGATACCCATCGGAT